One Clostridium estertheticum DNA segment encodes these proteins:
- a CDS encoding DUF4003 family protein gives MEQLVKEKLDRLIDLFQQVSSEYKWEQSLTNHFTALTYTLNNRNFDKEKIEDVRLHIKKTTGVFSNYRGTSKIILSALLACQYDNPKQEFDKLLIYDKRMKEAEFKNNMYLPIANYALLATCSEELVDKRINKAKEIYNEMRSNHPWLTGGDDYPLSILLANSDDSVNTIIENMEECYQLLNENGFGKNNGLQFLSHILGFRKEENKVKVLRCSEIFDKLKENKMKVYSTGYAVIGFLSILGEKGYEAVDQVIEVVKVLKSTKKYKWLTKETHLYTAAALVSDLYIENMKEKKDLIQTSIGISIEALIAAQTVAVIVAASSAAASAGASASS, from the coding sequence ATGGAACAATTAGTGAAAGAAAAACTAGATAGGCTAATAGACTTATTTCAACAAGTGTCATCAGAATATAAATGGGAGCAGTCATTAACTAATCATTTTACAGCATTGACTTATACATTAAATAACAGAAATTTTGATAAAGAGAAGATTGAAGATGTGAGGTTGCATATTAAAAAAACTACGGGTGTATTCTCTAATTATCGGGGTACTTCTAAAATAATTTTATCAGCATTGCTAGCATGCCAATATGATAATCCAAAACAAGAATTTGATAAACTGCTTATTTATGATAAAAGGATGAAAGAGGCAGAATTTAAGAATAATATGTATTTACCCATAGCCAATTATGCTCTTTTAGCTACTTGTAGTGAGGAATTGGTGGATAAAAGAATAAATAAAGCCAAAGAAATTTATAATGAAATGAGAAGTAACCATCCATGGTTAACTGGTGGAGATGATTACCCACTTTCTATACTTTTAGCCAATTCAGATGACTCAGTTAATACTATTATAGAGAATATGGAAGAGTGTTATCAACTATTAAATGAAAATGGGTTTGGAAAAAATAACGGACTTCAATTCTTATCTCATATACTAGGATTTCGAAAAGAGGAGAATAAAGTTAAGGTCTTAAGATGTAGTGAAATATTTGATAAGTTAAAAGAGAATAAAATGAAGGTGTATTCTACTGGATATGCAGTAATAGGCTTCTTATCTATACTTGGGGAAAAAGGTTATGAGGCAGTAGATCAAGTTATCGAAGTTGTAAAAGTTCTAAAGTCTACTAAAAAATATAAATGGTTAACTAAAGAAACACATTTATATACAGCGGCTGCTTTGGTTAGTGATTTATATATTGAGAATATGAAAGAAAAAAAGGATCTTATTCAAACATCTATTGGAATTTCCATTGAAGCACTAATCGCAGCTCAAACTGTAGCTGTTATTGTAGCGGCTAGTAGCGCCGCAGCTTCGGCAGGAGCATCCGCTTCATCTTAA
- the pdaA gene encoding delta-lactam-biosynthetic de-N-acetylase produces MKSKLLSIIIFSMLTVSCLSTTVYSKELKCMSIMDSKTECVECHNKGNSKTPVQINFFKNVFSNNKTLNGLSTKEYNWYFQPRNDNAPPQGPKETSNIISNYECYYLGDTSKKILYLTFDEGYEAGYTAPILDVLKKHNVKAAFFVVKPYITSNPELIKRMVSDGHLVCNHSARHPSMASIIDLEKFNSELSDVEVAFENITGKKISKYFRPPMGKYSERSLQYTQNYGYKTIFWSFAYMDWLTDKQPSHESAKKRIMQRTHNGGIMLLHAVSKTNAEILDDVIAQWESQGYQLKTLDDLPTKH; encoded by the coding sequence GTGAAATCAAAGTTATTGAGTATTATTATTTTTTCAATGCTTACGGTTAGCTGTTTATCAACTACTGTTTATAGCAAAGAATTAAAATGTATGTCAATTATGGACTCTAAAACTGAATGTGTTGAATGTCATAACAAGGGTAATTCAAAAACACCTGTCCAAATAAATTTTTTCAAAAACGTATTTAGTAATAATAAAACCCTCAATGGACTAAGTACTAAAGAATATAATTGGTATTTCCAGCCTCGTAATGACAATGCTCCACCTCAAGGCCCTAAAGAAACCAGTAACATTATATCAAACTATGAGTGCTATTATTTAGGAGATACATCAAAAAAGATATTATATTTAACTTTTGATGAAGGGTATGAAGCTGGATATACCGCTCCAATATTAGATGTTTTAAAAAAACATAATGTGAAAGCTGCATTTTTCGTTGTAAAGCCCTATATTACCTCTAACCCAGAGTTAATTAAAAGAATGGTTTCAGACGGACACCTAGTGTGCAACCATAGTGCTCGCCATCCTTCAATGGCTTCTATAATAGATTTAGAAAAATTCAATAGTGAATTATCTGATGTAGAAGTGGCATTTGAAAATATTACGGGCAAAAAAATTTCTAAATATTTTAGACCTCCCATGGGCAAATATAGTGAACGCTCCTTACAATATACTCAAAACTATGGGTATAAAACTATATTTTGGAGTTTCGCTTATATGGATTGGCTTACTGATAAACAGCCCTCACATGAAAGTGCAAAAAAACGCATTATGCAAAGAACACACAATGGTGGAATTATGTTATTACACGCAGTATCAAAAACCAATGCTGAAATATTAGATGATGTAATTGCGCAATGGGAAAGCCAAGGATACCAACTAAAAACATTAGATGACTTACCTACTAAACATTAA
- the yfcE gene encoding phosphodiesterase, which produces MKIFFISDIHGSLFYLKKALKRYNEEGASYIVMLGDALYHGPRNPMPEEYNPQGVANLLNEYKNKIIAVRGNCDSEVDQMLIEYPMMADYSIILYNNKRIFLTHGHIYNEGNLPSLGENDVLVHGHTHLPVAKKHNNIYILNPGSISLPKENNPNSYAILQDDLFQIKDLEGTVIKEIYL; this is translated from the coding sequence ATGAAAATATTTTTTATTTCCGATATACATGGTTCACTTTTTTATTTAAAAAAGGCATTAAAACGGTATAATGAAGAAGGAGCGAGCTATATAGTAATGCTAGGGGATGCGTTATATCATGGACCAAGAAATCCAATGCCAGAGGAGTATAATCCACAGGGAGTAGCTAATCTCTTAAATGAATATAAAAACAAGATAATAGCTGTTAGAGGAAACTGTGATAGTGAAGTGGATCAAATGCTCATAGAGTATCCTATGATGGCTGATTATTCTATAATATTGTACAATAACAAAAGAATATTTTTGACGCATGGTCATATATATAATGAGGGTAATTTGCCAAGTTTAGGTGAAAATGATGTTTTGGTACATGGTCACACACATCTTCCTGTAGCTAAAAAACATAATAATATATATATATTAAATCCAGGATCCATATCATTGCCTAAGGAAAATAACCCTAATTCTTATGCGATACTCCAAGATGATTTATTTCAAATAAAAGATTTAGAGGGAACAGTTATAAAAGAAATATATTTATAA
- a CDS encoding carbamoyl phosphate synthase small subunit produces MKGKLILENGIIFEGNIFGYLKESVGEVVFNTGMTGYEEILTDPSYYGQIVTMTYPLIGNYGINLEDVESKSPKVMGFIVREKCDYPNNFRCEMNLEGYFKQNKIMGLEGIDTRALTKILRNKGTMKGIITTKELSQIEIEQKLSAFNNNDAVMKVTAKEQYTIEGIGKHVAIMDFGIKENIIRCFMQRNCKITVFPANSKAKEILKVNPDLIFLSNGPGDPEDLEGVIKVVKEIIGKKPIIGICLGHQLLALALGGKTAKLKFGHRGCNHPVKDIQENKVYITSQNHGYYVSKLPENMEVTHVSVNDGTIEGMKHKTMPIFSVQFHPEASPGPKDIDIIFDKFLSTI; encoded by the coding sequence ATGAAAGGTAAATTGATTTTAGAGAATGGAATAATATTTGAGGGCAATATATTTGGGTATTTAAAAGAAAGCGTTGGGGAAGTTGTTTTTAATACAGGCATGACTGGATATGAAGAAATTTTAACAGATCCATCCTATTATGGCCAAATAGTAACTATGACCTATCCGCTCATAGGAAATTATGGGATTAATTTAGAAGATGTAGAGTCGAAGTCGCCTAAGGTTATGGGTTTTATTGTTAGAGAAAAATGTGATTACCCTAATAACTTTAGATGCGAAATGAATTTAGAGGGGTATTTTAAACAAAATAAAATAATGGGACTAGAAGGTATTGATACAAGAGCATTAACAAAAATACTTAGAAATAAGGGCACTATGAAAGGTATTATTACTACGAAGGAATTATCACAAATCGAAATAGAGCAAAAGCTTTCTGCATTTAATAATAATGATGCTGTAATGAAGGTTACTGCTAAAGAGCAATACACAATTGAGGGTATAGGAAAACATGTGGCAATTATGGATTTCGGAATAAAAGAAAATATTATACGTTGCTTTATGCAAAGAAATTGTAAAATAACAGTATTTCCTGCAAATTCAAAGGCGAAAGAAATATTAAAGGTTAATCCCGATTTGATATTTTTATCAAATGGGCCTGGAGACCCAGAAGATTTAGAGGGTGTAATCAAGGTTGTAAAAGAAATTATAGGTAAAAAACCTATAATTGGGATTTGCCTTGGACATCAACTTTTGGCATTAGCCCTTGGAGGGAAAACTGCAAAACTTAAATTTGGTCATAGAGGGTGCAATCATCCTGTTAAAGATATACAAGAAAATAAGGTTTATATTACATCACAAAACCATGGATATTATGTAAGTAAGCTACCGGAGAATATGGAGGTTACTCATGTAAGTGTAAATGATGGCACTATAGAGGGGATGAAACATAAGACTATGCCAATATTTTCGGTACAGTTCCATCCTGAAGCCAGCCCAGGACCTAAGGATATAGATATAATTTTTGACAAATTTCTTTCAACTATATAG
- a CDS encoding DegV family protein: MTVKIVTDSTSYISEELTIKYDISVASLSVIFENEEFKEIHIKNETFYEKLNNSASIPTSSQPSLEEMYNILEKHIKDNNEVVGVFLSSEMSGTYSNACLAKNMILENYPDAQIENIDSRSNCMQLGFAVLTAAIAAQKGKSIDEVVCIVKDNIKRSRFLFIPDTLEYLKKGGRIGGASALLGTIFQIKPILTVVDGKTELFNKVRTKKRAIQTMIDKFIEDITKHGLGEVMIHHINDVEGAQSFAKTVEECIGKKVDIAPIGPVIGTHVGPGALGIVYYTKTDL, from the coding sequence ATGACTGTAAAAATAGTAACTGATAGTACCTCGTATATAAGTGAGGAGTTAACAATAAAGTATGATATTTCTGTAGCTTCATTAAGTGTTATTTTTGAAAATGAGGAGTTTAAAGAAATCCATATTAAAAATGAAACTTTTTACGAAAAACTAAACAATAGCGCAAGTATTCCCACTTCATCACAACCATCATTAGAGGAAATGTACAACATCCTAGAAAAGCATATAAAAGATAATAATGAAGTTGTTGGTGTTTTCCTATCTTCAGAGATGAGTGGGACATATTCAAATGCATGCCTTGCAAAAAATATGATTCTTGAAAATTATCCGGATGCACAAATAGAGAATATAGATTCTAGATCTAATTGTATGCAGCTTGGATTTGCAGTATTGACAGCAGCGATTGCAGCACAAAAGGGGAAATCAATAGATGAAGTGGTCTGTATAGTAAAAGATAATATAAAAAGAAGTAGATTTCTGTTCATACCTGATACTTTAGAGTATTTAAAAAAAGGTGGCAGAATAGGTGGTGCAAGTGCTCTGCTGGGTACTATTTTTCAAATTAAACCTATTCTTACTGTAGTAGATGGAAAAACAGAATTATTTAATAAAGTGCGGACTAAAAAACGTGCCATACAAACTATGATTGATAAATTCATTGAAGATATAACAAAGCATGGCCTTGGCGAAGTAATGATCCATCATATAAATGATGTGGAGGGAGCTCAATCTTTTGCAAAAACAGTTGAGGAATGTATAGGTAAGAAAGTAGACATAGCTCCAATTGGACCTGTAATAGGAACTCATGTTGGACCTGGAGCGTTAGGTATTGTATATTATACAAAGACAGATTTATAA
- a CDS encoding MFS transporter has protein sequence MKSVNFYNKKIKDSLWLSLYFINNLIITGDSNRILVLPRSIYVVFFARIINSMGSFVHPFLTLFLTKSIGLGIETVGLFLMMAAFSSIPGSLIGGKLSDHVGRKKIIIIFQGLAALCLIPCAFLGKAIIII, from the coding sequence ATGAAAAGTGTTAATTTTTATAATAAGAAAATCAAGGATAGCCTATGGCTATCCTTATATTTTATAAATAATTTGATTATAACTGGAGATTCTAATAGAATTTTAGTCTTACCTAGAAGTATTTATGTTGTATTTTTCGCTAGAATCATTAACAGTATGGGTAGTTTTGTTCATCCATTTCTAACACTATTTCTTACTAAAAGCATTGGTCTTGGAATTGAAACTGTAGGTTTATTTTTAATGATGGCGGCCTTCTCTTCAATACCTGGTTCACTAATCGGTGGAAAGTTATCAGATCATGTTGGCAGAAAAAAAATCATTATTATTTTTCAAGGTCTGGCAGCACTATGCCTTATTCCTTGTGCCTTTCTCGGTAAAGCTATAATCATTATTTGA
- a CDS encoding FUSC family protein, whose protein sequence is MQKIGMRNIKTAISVFICIIILRAFHSTFPFYACIAAVITMQSTVHNSFTTGKNRMIGTIIGAIWGLAFALISPNNVFLSSIGIVFVIYSLNLLNRKNSIIIGCVVFLAIMTNLKEGTPLVYSSNRVIETFLGIFVSVLVNYFIFHPKFLDNLHEDGKILIRNIFILSKDIFNFNGDINLSGLNLQISKLEKALDSYLSEIQSQKAESPHIHKINSVIATSKTAYNHLVILNSLTFTNSPCNCYFNENNRFNINELFHENILIKSYMNNDMNIVFNFHVQKLLETLTILREIYSEKY, encoded by the coding sequence ATGCAAAAGATAGGAATGAGAAATATAAAAACTGCGATTTCGGTTTTTATATGTATAATTATATTAAGAGCTTTTCACAGTACATTTCCCTTTTATGCATGTATTGCTGCAGTAATAACAATGCAAAGTACTGTGCACAATTCTTTTACTACAGGTAAAAACAGGATGATTGGTACTATTATAGGAGCAATTTGGGGATTAGCCTTCGCACTTATAAGTCCTAACAATGTATTTCTTAGTAGCATCGGGATAGTATTTGTAATTTATTCACTGAACCTTCTTAATAGAAAAAATTCTATTATCATTGGTTGTGTAGTTTTTTTAGCAATAATGACGAATCTTAAAGAAGGTACTCCATTAGTCTATAGTTCCAATAGAGTAATAGAAACTTTTCTAGGTATATTTGTATCAGTTTTAGTAAACTATTTTATATTCCATCCTAAATTTTTAGATAACTTACATGAAGACGGAAAAATTTTAATCCGTAATATTTTTATATTATCTAAAGATATATTTAATTTCAATGGGGATATTAATCTTTCTGGCTTAAATCTTCAAATATCCAAATTGGAAAAAGCACTAGACTCCTACTTAAGTGAAATACAAAGTCAGAAAGCTGAAAGCCCACATATTCACAAAATTAATAGTGTTATAGCTACTTCAAAAACTGCTTATAATCACCTAGTTATACTAAACTCTCTAACATTCACCAATTCACCTTGTAATTGCTATTTCAATGAAAATAACCGCTTTAACATAAACGAATTGTTCCATGAAAATATACTTATTAAATCTTACATGAATAACGATATGAACATAGTATTTAACTTCCATGTTCAGAAATTACTTGAAACATTGACGATTTTAAGAGAGATATACTCAGAAAAATATTGA
- a CDS encoding LexA family protein — MELTLEQQKMIHSKPSRYSTIRGNQGSGKTIASIYRSLYLKNNYCLYEEDKILMLASKNEDINYIEDIYNIVEEETRLEYLTLFSNSERKFHVLTLESIIHRYFLEYKNKYKLKNESIIGNDKKNSIIKNCILDIKNIYPRLRILNTDYAEFFIEEIKWIKSCNHLKDDSYLQANRTGRKCEKGQGPQRINKNSTARKAIFQLMLRYNEKLKAENLVDNEDINIYALQMAQTFKIDKYCHIIVHKSSNLTKVQVDFINALFNEKSYSSMMFLVDMDMIHNTNSWMVKGKRVNTSPLGEKAKAHSFKNKHKTQEALQKKQVNICSENLDINSLENFRFCDLRHSRSYEFMRDYSRISDILVNDEKGDYEYINEELLELPVYSDIAAGEPILINSEMEGKFYLPKYWLKGVKNAFILKVKGDSMIGANINNGDYVIIRQEHAANNKDIVAVDIGGNATLKRLSIEKDRVLLMPENEKYKPIVIDSEDTYIIGTAIGIIKHKN, encoded by the coding sequence ATGGAATTAACTTTAGAGCAACAAAAAATGATTCATAGCAAACCCTCAAGATATAGCACAATTAGGGGAAATCAAGGTTCAGGGAAGACAATTGCATCTATTTATAGAAGTCTTTATTTAAAAAACAACTATTGCCTATATGAAGAGGATAAAATATTAATGTTAGCGTCTAAGAATGAAGATATAAATTATATTGAAGACATATATAACATAGTAGAAGAAGAAACTAGGTTAGAATATTTAACTCTATTTTCTAATAGTGAAAGAAAATTTCATGTCCTTACATTGGAAAGCATTATACATAGATATTTTTTAGAATATAAAAATAAATATAAACTAAAAAACGAATCAATTATAGGTAATGATAAAAAAAATAGCATTATAAAAAATTGTATATTGGACATTAAAAATATTTATCCAAGGCTAAGAATATTAAATACTGATTATGCTGAGTTCTTTATTGAAGAAATAAAATGGATAAAAAGTTGCAACCACTTAAAAGATGATTCCTATTTGCAAGCAAATAGAACAGGAAGAAAATGTGAAAAGGGACAAGGTCCCCAAAGAATTAACAAAAATTCAACTGCTAGAAAAGCAATATTTCAGCTTATGCTCAGGTATAATGAAAAGCTTAAAGCAGAGAATTTAGTTGATAATGAAGATATTAATATATACGCGTTACAAATGGCACAAACCTTTAAAATAGATAAGTACTGTCATATTATAGTCCATAAAAGTAGCAATTTAACTAAGGTGCAGGTGGATTTTATTAATGCATTATTTAATGAAAAATCTTATTCTAGTATGATGTTTCTTGTTGATATGGATATGATCCACAATACTAATTCTTGGATGGTAAAAGGCAAAAGAGTTAATACAAGCCCTTTAGGAGAAAAGGCAAAAGCGCATTCATTTAAAAATAAACATAAAACACAAGAAGCCCTCCAAAAAAAACAGGTGAATATATGTAGTGAAAATTTAGACATTAATTCATTAGAGAACTTTAGATTTTGTGATTTAAGGCATAGTAGATCCTATGAATTTATGAGAGATTATAGTAGAATATCAGATATTCTAGTAAATGATGAAAAAGGCGATTATGAGTATATTAATGAGGAATTATTGGAACTACCAGTATATAGTGATATAGCCGCAGGTGAACCTATACTTATTAATTCTGAAATGGAAGGGAAATTTTACCTTCCAAAGTACTGGTTAAAGGGAGTAAAAAATGCCTTTATTTTAAAGGTTAAAGGGGACAGTATGATTGGGGCTAATATTAACAATGGAGATTATGTAATAATAAGGCAGGAGCATGCTGCAAATAATAAGGATATTGTAGCAGTTGATATAGGTGGTAATGCTACTTTAAAAAGGCTTTCTATAGAAAAAGATAGAGTACTACTTATGCCAGAAAATGAAAAATATAAGCCTATTGTAATAGATAGTGAAGATACATACATCATAGGTACAGCTATAGGAATTATTAAACATAAAAATTGA